The following are encoded together in the Candidatus Poribacteria bacterium genome:
- a CDS encoding superoxide dismutase, whose translation MPYTLLPLPYDYNALEPYIDEQTMRIHHDLHHQAYVNGLNAALEGLA comes from the coding sequence ATGCCGTACACGCTTCTGCCTCTGCCCTACGACTACAACGCCCTAGAGCCGTACATCGACGAACAGACGATGCGGATCCACCACGATCTGCACCATCAGGCGTACGTCAACGGTCTGAACGCCGCCCTCGAAGGCTTGGCTAA